From the genome of Rubripirellula reticaptiva:
AAGGTGGCGTGCACATCCTGATGGGTGACGGTGCTGTTAAGTTCATCACCGACTCGATCGAAGCTGGCAGCGCGACCCAAGGCGGAGCGGCTAGCTTGCCAATCTTCCGTTGGAACCGTGCTGGCGACGTCAGCCCCTACGGACTGTGGGGTGCGTTGGGTACTCGTGCTAACAAAGAAATCATCGAAACCGAACTCTAACAGTTTCGAATTGACAACTTAGCGATAACAAAACAAGCCTCGTGACCGTAAGGTCGCGAGGCTTGTTCGTTTGATAGGTTTCGCTATTTTGGTCGCAATCTGGTTACAGCAACGGTCGCGTTGGTTCAAGTTTGTTCCGCCCGATCGTCTGACCAGGCTTATCTGTCTTTGCGTTGCTCAATCGGGGCAATTACTTGCCTGGTGGCACGTTTTCGAGAGCTTTCAAGCCCTTCGGGTCTGCCTTGATTGCTTCGCTTTCTGCATTGACCGATTTCATCATCTCGGCTTCTGATTCAGCTTGCATGCGGTTGTATTCGTCGATCGCTGATTGCTCGATTCCGTCAGTCACAACGGCGGGTTCGCCGGAGTTACCGCAGCCCATCGAAAGAATGCAGGCGAAGCCAAGAATAAAGCTGGCGGTTAATTTCATTACTACTATCCGGTACGAGAGAATTCTGATGGGACGTTGCTCTTTATCGACTAGCGAATCGGCACGACCGCGATAAACGAAAGCAATCAACACTAACGCGATTGATCGTCGCTTTCCTCCGGTGGAGTCCAGCGCACGCGCGCAGCAAAAAGGTTGCTACTGGTGAGTATGAGTCCGCATTTTTTAGACGCCATAGCCGAAGTCAACTTGACATGGCGATTTCTAACTTTAGTTGCCAAGTCGTGTTGAGAATCGGCTTCAGCGGACTGAGACTTAGAGTGCAAGTCGTGGCGATTGAGTCTGGGACGATGTGAGTGTGCCGCAGCGGAGCCGGATAGGTGCCCCGCTGCGATCATGTGTCATGCGCCGCAGTCGCTTTGGCTACTTCACTGCGTCAACAGTCAGGCCGGGCCACTCGTCGGTGCGGAACGGTGTCATTCGCAGTCCGTCGGCGCTTTGCACGTTTGCGACCGGGTTATCGGCCCAGGCAAAACGCACGGCGACGGGCGTTTCGATCGAATCGGCTGTGACTTCGACTGTGTCTTTGCCGACGATCTTGGCCGTCGCTTCGACGAACTTCTTGTCTTCGCCTGCGATCGTGAATCCGATTGGCGTTTTGACGTCGAACGTGTCCAGGCCACGGCCAACGTGATCAAACTTGACGATTGCCTTGTTGCCTTCGACAGTCATCGATTTCATCGTTGGACTGTGAAAAGGCACGTCGTAACCGTATTGGTTGGCCAGTGCCCAGCGTGCCAATCGCTTGGCGACATCCTGTTTGTTTTTCGGGTGGATGTCGGCCGCTTCGCCAAGGTCTGTGATGACGGCTTCGCCGGTGGCGGGCAATCGAGCCATGGTCATCGTTTGAGCTTCACGAAGTTCAGCCCAGTCGCTTTCCGATGGGGCTTCCGATTCGTTGCGAAAGTCGGCCAATTGGACCCAGTAGAACGGGAAGTCGCCTTGTCCCCATGCATTTCGCCAGGTTTGAATCATTAGGGGAAACAGGTCGCGGTATTGATACGCGCGGCCGGCGTTGGATTCGCCTTGGTACCAGATCGCGCCGCAGATCGTGTAGCCAATGATCGGGTTGAGCACGCCGTTGTACAGGTTGGCTGGACGATGTTGGCCATTCAGTTGGTTTTGCGGCGCGCGCGGTCTGTTGCCTTTCTGTCCATCGGCTTTCCACTTTGCCATACGGTCGTTCCATTTGGCAACTTCGGCGTCATGATCGTAAGTCTTCGCCAGCGTGTCCCATCGCTCGAGCAATTCGCCGTACTTGCCATCGGATTCTAAGACGTCTCGCGGCACCCAGGCTTCGGCCGATGAACCGCCCCACGCGTTGTCAATCAATCCGACGGGCACGTCCAGAGTTTGGTGCAATTGACGACCAAAGAAATAGCCAACGCCCGAAAAGTCTTTAACCGTTTGCGGCGTGCAGGCTTCCCATTTGCCTTTGAAATCGTTTTGCGGTTCCTGGGTTCCGACTTGAGGAACCGAGATCAGTCTCAAGTTCGGGTACTTGGCGGTCAGGGTTTCAAGATCAGCGTCGTTCGAATTGCCGACGGTGAATCCCATATTGGATTGGCCCGAGCAAACCCAAACTTCACCGACCAGGACATCGCTAAAAACGCGTTTCTCGTCCGCTTGGATTTCCAGTTGGTGCGGTCCACCGGCGGGCAACGCATCAAGTTTCAGGTCAAACCGGCCAGTTGAATCCGACGTCGCGTCGGCCAAATGGCCGGCGATGGTGGCTGTGACTTTGGTGTTCGGCGACGTCCATCCCCAAACGTGAACAGGCTCGTCACGCTGGATGACCATTGAGTCACCAAAGATCGGCGAAAGTTTCAGTTCGGCTTGGCAGGGCACGGCCACCGCAATGCTAAGCAGTAGCAGGGCGTAGGAGGAGACGGATCGGAGCAATCGTTTTCGGAGCATTCGTTTTCTCTGGGGGGGGCGAGGTGGGGGGCGGCCATCCTGCACGGGGTGGCCTGAAGCAAGTACATGCAGGACGGAACATAATATCCCAATGGATCACTCGTTGTTGGGATGTCGTTACGAATAACCCGGTGTCGGGCGGAATGTTGAATCGCGAATGCAAGCCTGGGCAGCTACAATGCTGGGAACTCCTCAACGCGTCTTTGGCGTCAGCAGTGGTGCCTCTTCTTCACAAAATCTTTTCTTTGGTTGTAGCTGTGCTGTTTATCAAAATCGCGCATCAAGTTCTTTGCCAACGAGGCCTCTCGTTTTGCATCATCGGATTGCTTGGTTCGTTCTTGACGATGCCGGGGTATGGCGCGGTAATCAATGTCTATGATGCGGCGGTGAATGATCGCTACATCAGCGGTACAACACCCAATCCAGGTTTCATTTTGGATGAAGCTGATATCTCGGGCATTGGTGGGCGGGCGGCGCTAATAACGCCCCGGCACTTCATCACGGCGGCCCATGTCGGCGGAGCTCCGTTCACGGCCACGTTCCGCGGCGTCGATGGGATTGTTCGATCGTATACGTCAAGCACGTTCATCGACTTAACGACGACGTATAACGACGGAGTGGGGATTGTCAGCACGGCCAGTGACATTCGGATGTACACGTTGTCGCTTGCCGATACGGTTGCTGCGGAAGTCGAACCCATTGCGATCGCTTTGGGCAGCGCTAGCGATTTCTTGAACCAAGAAATCACGATCTTTGGCAACGGTGACCAGGCCGGACGGAACATCATCGACGCGGTCGGAGTCGCCGACTTTGGAGGCGGCAGTCGCGCGACCGTCAATGTCGTGTATTCATTCGACACCGTGACCAACGGCGGCGTCGGTGGGCTCGGGAATCTCGAAACCGGCCTGATCGGCGGAGACTCAGGTCGCCAGGCTGTGATCCAAGTGGGCAGCCAACTCGCTTTGATTGGGACAAATTTTGGGATTTCGGATGCAGCCGATGCGGCTGCGCGCAACCAGTACGATAGCTACACGACCCTGCTATCGCCTTACGTTGACCAGATCGTTGCCCAAGCGGCGCTCACCGGACAAACCGTTCAAACCGTCACGGTTGTTGCGGTTCCCGAACCATCGTCGTTGGTTGCAATGCTTATGATGGGGGGAGTTGCGGCGGTCGGTTATCGACGTCGTAGCAATCGCGTTTAATGTGATTGTCCCTCTGTCAAAGAAATGAAAGCACGATGATGCGAAGTCCTATTGCGGTGTTGTTGTGGATATCGCTTGTCGCTGTCGTGTGTGGAAGTTCAGCGAATGCGGGTCGGCCAAATGTCTTGATTGCGATTGCCGACGATCAATCTTATCCGCATGCGTCCGCGTATGGTTACACCGCGATTTCGACGCCTGCGTTTGATCGGGTTGCCCGCGCCGGTGTGTTGTTCAATCAAGCGTTCACTCCCGCGCCAGGCTGCAGCCCGATGCGGGCCGCGTTTCTGACCGGACGCGAAATTTGGCAGAACCGCGAGGCCGGGACTCACGCCAGTTCCTTTCCGACTGACCTGCCTGTGTTTACCAACCAACTGGCCGGCGCCGGGTACTTGGTCGGGATGACCGGTAAAGGTTGGGGGCCCGGCAAGGCGATCGGTTGGGATCAAAATCCGGCCGGCAAGGCCTATTCGAAACGGAAGCTTGCTGCACCCAAGGGCGTTTCATCAACGGATTATGCCAGCAACTTTGAAGAGTTCTTAGACGTTCGTGCAAGCGATCAACCGTTCTGTTTTTGGTTCGGCAGCCACGAACCACACCGCGGTTACGACCAAGGAATTGGTGCTCGTGGCGGTATCGACCCGGCGAAGGTCGACGTTCCTGATTTTTTGCCCGATAACGATGTCGTTCGCGGTGACATCGCCGACTATCTGTACGAGATACAGTGGTTTGACCAGCAGCTTGGTCGCATGATTGACCATTTGGAAAAAATCGGCGAGTTGGAAAATACATTGGTGATCGTGACCAGCGACAACGGGATGCCATTCCCCGGTGCGAAAGCCAATTTGTTCGAGTACGGCATTCACATGCCATTGGCGATCAGTTGGCCCGGTGCGATTCCGGGCGGGCAAGTCAACGATGATCTGGTCAGCTTGATCGATGTGACGCGAACGATTTTTGACGCGGCCGAAGTCGAGCCCGATCAAGCCGACCAGATGTCCGGGTTCAGTTTGCTGCCACGGATCAAGTCATCTTCGTCAGGTGTGGCTTGGCCGCGAACGTCCGTGTACAGCGGTCGCGAACGGCACTCTTCGTCGCGATACAACACGCTGGGCTATCCATGCCGATGCATCCGTTCCAAGACTCATTTGTACATCCGAAATTTCAAGCCACAGCGCTGGCCCGCCGGGGCGCCGGTCGTGTACTCGAAAGTCGTCTATGACGACCAGGGAAACGTGGTGTCGTCACAGTCCGGTTCTAATCACGGCGGCTACCACGACATCGACGACGGTCCAACGCTTGCTGAGATGCGAGAACATCAGGATGCACCGGAGAACGCAAGACTGTTGCGTTTGGCGACGTCGAAACGACCGGCCGAAGAACTGTATGACATCCGTGTCGATCCGGGCTGTCTGAATAATTTGGCGAGTGCGGCCGAAGCGGCTGTTATCAAGAAGGACTTGGCCGATCGGTTGACACAGTACCTGACCGAAACGGGTGACCTGCGTCAAATCAATCCATCGGCGGGCGAGATTTGGGAAACCTATCCAAGGTACAGTCCATTGCGATGGTTCCCTGTCCCGAATTGGGCGAAACTGGAACCCCCAAGCATGCTGCCGTGGTTAGAAGCTCGCCGGCCAAAGAAGTAGCCGATCTAGCATCGCCTTTCTGTTCCCCACGCTTCAGCACCGCGTTTCTCAAGGGGGCTATTCACCCAGGTTGGCTTTTTCGTTTCCGTCTTCGTCGTATCGGTTGATCGCGAAATAGAAGAACGGAATAGGCAGGCATGGCAACAGCAATAGGAAAAACTTTCCGACCATCAAACTGAATCCGATCGTCACGGCGACGAACCCTATCCACAGCCACCATGTGTCTCGCCAAAGTCCCCAGATTTGTTTCATCATCAGCGCGTCGCCTTTGTTTCGAGAGGATTCGTAACTTCCGAGCAGCAAAGGCTCTGAAATTCCGCCTGACGGGCTGCACGACCGCGTCTGCCGCAATTGTTGCTCGATTCCCAGGATTTGCCCAGCGGTAACATTTGCCCAGCGGTAACCACGTGCCGTGGTGGGTTTCGACGGGCGGAGTCGATAGACTGTGCGGGTCTGAATCCAAACTTTCTCGCCAATCAAAACGGAATTACCTGATGACCAACTCCATCAAGTCACTGATCGAGTCCGGAACGAAGCTCTATCTCGATTCGGTCGAGCCGTCCGAAGTCGATCAAAACTTGGCGTGGGGCGCCGTGGGGGCAACCAGCAATCCAGCCATCATTTCAGGGATCGTCAAAGCCGGCGGTTTGGACTCCGAAATTGAGTCGCTAATTGGCGATGGTCATGACGACGAGACAATCGCTTGGGAATTGACCGATTCATTGGTCAAAGACGCCCAGAAGAAGTTCTTGGCCATTCACGAGCAAACCGGTGGAGACGCCGGGTGGGTTAGTTTCGAATTGGACCCATTGTTGGAAGATCCTTCGTTGAACCTAAGTGAAGATGAGGTGGTGAACCGGTACATCGAGCTGGGCAAGAAATGGGCGGCCGGACACGTCAACCGGATGATCAAAGTGCCGGCAACCGCGGCAGGTTTGCGAGCGCTGGAACCCATGGCAGCCGCTGGAATCACTTTGAACGTGACGTTGATCTTTACGAAAGATCAATACCTCGCCGCGCGAGAGGCGGTCTGGAAGGGCGCCCAGAAACTAGCCAATCGAGACCAGTTCAAGTCGGTCTACAGTATCTTCATTTCGCGAATTGATGTTTACACCAAGTCGCAGGTGCCGACTCTTTCTGACGAAGCCCAAGGCATGGTAGGACTGCTAAATGCAAAGCGGGTTTGGCAAGAGAACACAGCCTTTTGGGCGGACAAAAAATTGCCTCTCGCCCAAGAATTGATCTTCGCGAGCACGGGGACCAAGAATCCTAGCGATTTGCCGTACCGATATGTGCAAGCGCTGGCGGGCAGCGACATTCAAACCAATCCACCCGAAACCAACCAAGCAGTCGTCGACAGTGGTGTCACGTTCACACGAACGGTTGACCAAATGCCTTCGCAAAGCATTCAAGACGATATCGATGCCAAGGTTGATGTCGCAGCGATGCGAGCGGCTTTGATGGCCGAAGGGGTCGACAAGTTCGTCAAGCCACAGCGGGCTTTGTTGGAACTGATCGCCACCAAACGAAAGCAACTTTCGCCGTCAAGTTAGGATTACTTGGCCTGACTATTGACCTGTTCGGCATCGCGCTCGAGTGATCGTTTTAAGAAATCGCTTTGCGTCGATCGGCACAGATCCACCAAGTCATAGGATTGCCTTAACAACGCCACCCAGGTGGCGTCTTCGGTTTTGGCCAATTGCTCGATCGAGACTGCGACGTTGGCGATGTCGGTCAATTGGAAGTCGTTGGCCAATGAAGCGACGCGAATCGCTTGAGTTTGCAGTTCAGTGATATCCTGGTTCGAGACCGCGCCGACGAGCGCCTGAACGTGTGATCCGATCGCAAGTGCGTTCTGTTTTCGCAGCGCGATCGCGCCGGTTGCAAAGATGGCTCGCGTGCTGCTGATCTTTTCGATGAAATGTTCAACGAGCTTTGGATCGAACTGTGTGCCTGCGCAGCGGCGTAGTTCCTCGACGGCCTCTTCGTGCGAACGTCCGGGGCGATAAACGCGGTCCGATACCATCGCGTCATAGCTGTCTGCGATCGACAGTAATCGAGCCGCCAGCGGGATTGCCTCGCCGATTGGCAATTCTGGATCGCGAGCGTGTCCGCCATAGAACGCATGGTGGTTCGCCATGATTTCGGTCAGTTTCAAACACTCAAACGATCCCGACACAATCTCGACGCCGATGCGATCGTGACGGCCCATGACTTCCCATTCTTCGGGTGTCAGCTTGCCAGGTTTTAATAGGATGCAGTCCGGGATTCCGATCTTGCCGATGTCGTGCAGCAGACCTGCGATTTCAAGAATGTAACGCTCGGCTGGATCAAAAATTCCTTCGCCAGCGCGAGCACACAAGTCGGCAACCCGGCGAGAATGCTCGGCCGTGTCGGTATCGCGATAGGAGAGCGCCGATACCAACGCGATCACCGCTTGGAACGGAATGTCGACGCGATCGTGCTTGTCTTCTTCGAGGATTTTTTCGGTGTCTTGGATGATCGAGTAACTGGCATTGTAGACGATCGATCGGTTTCGCCCTTCGCGTTTGGCAACGTACAGGCAAGCGTCGGCTTGGTTGACTAGTTCCTGTGGGTTGTGACTGCGGAAACGCAGTTCGGAAACACCCAGGCTTGCTGTCAAACGCAGTTCCTCGGGATCATCCAGTCGGATAGCGGCGATGGCTTCGCGAATTTTTTCGGCGCGGATCAGTGCGGTTTCGATATCCATATCGGGTAACAGCACACAGAACTCTTCGCCACCATACCGGCACACAACACCATCGGATTCATTTTGGGCGCGAATCACTTGGGCGACCGCGCGCAGCACTTCGTCACCGGTGTGGTGTCCGTAAGTGTCATTGACGCTCTTGAAGTGGTCGACGTCGACCATGATGCACGCCAATGCCGAATCATTCGCCTTGGCTTGCATCCAAATGCTATCGAACTTCTCGAAGAATGCGCGGCGGTTCAGGCATCCGGTCAACGAATCTTGGGTTGCCAGGATCTCGAGTGCTCGGTTCTTGCGTTCAATTTCGTCTCGGCTGCTGCGCAACAGTGACAGCATCCGTTCGAGTTCGGCGCGGTGTTCTTCGACGTGGGTAACGTCGCGGAAGGTTGCTAGAGCA
Proteins encoded in this window:
- a CDS encoding sialate O-acetylesterase; translated protein: MLRKRLLRSVSSYALLLLSIAVAVPCQAELKLSPIFGDSMVIQRDEPVHVWGWTSPNTKVTATIAGHLADATSDSTGRFDLKLDALPAGGPHQLEIQADEKRVFSDVLVGEVWVCSGQSNMGFTVGNSNDADLETLTAKYPNLRLISVPQVGTQEPQNDFKGKWEACTPQTVKDFSGVGYFFGRQLHQTLDVPVGLIDNAWGGSSAEAWVPRDVLESDGKYGELLERWDTLAKTYDHDAEVAKWNDRMAKWKADGQKGNRPRAPQNQLNGQHRPANLYNGVLNPIIGYTICGAIWYQGESNAGRAYQYRDLFPLMIQTWRNAWGQGDFPFYWVQLADFRNESEAPSESDWAELREAQTMTMARLPATGEAVITDLGEAADIHPKNKQDVAKRLARWALANQYGYDVPFHSPTMKSMTVEGNKAIVKFDHVGRGLDTFDVKTPIGFTIAGEDKKFVEATAKIVGKDTVEVTADSIETPVAVRFAWADNPVANVQSADGLRMTPFRTDEWPGLTVDAVK
- a CDS encoding PEP-CTERM sorting domain-containing protein → MLFIKIAHQVLCQRGLSFCIIGLLGSFLTMPGYGAVINVYDAAVNDRYISGTTPNPGFILDEADISGIGGRAALITPRHFITAAHVGGAPFTATFRGVDGIVRSYTSSTFIDLTTTYNDGVGIVSTASDIRMYTLSLADTVAAEVEPIAIALGSASDFLNQEITIFGNGDQAGRNIIDAVGVADFGGGSRATVNVVYSFDTVTNGGVGGLGNLETGLIGGDSGRQAVIQVGSQLALIGTNFGISDAADAAARNQYDSYTTLLSPYVDQIVAQAALTGQTVQTVTVVAVPEPSSLVAMLMMGGVAAVGYRRRSNRV
- a CDS encoding sulfatase family protein; this encodes MMRSPIAVLLWISLVAVVCGSSANAGRPNVLIAIADDQSYPHASAYGYTAISTPAFDRVARAGVLFNQAFTPAPGCSPMRAAFLTGREIWQNREAGTHASSFPTDLPVFTNQLAGAGYLVGMTGKGWGPGKAIGWDQNPAGKAYSKRKLAAPKGVSSTDYASNFEEFLDVRASDQPFCFWFGSHEPHRGYDQGIGARGGIDPAKVDVPDFLPDNDVVRGDIADYLYEIQWFDQQLGRMIDHLEKIGELENTLVIVTSDNGMPFPGAKANLFEYGIHMPLAISWPGAIPGGQVNDDLVSLIDVTRTIFDAAEVEPDQADQMSGFSLLPRIKSSSSGVAWPRTSVYSGRERHSSSRYNTLGYPCRCIRSKTHLYIRNFKPQRWPAGAPVVYSKVVYDDQGNVVSSQSGSNHGGYHDIDDGPTLAEMREHQDAPENARLLRLATSKRPAEELYDIRVDPGCLNNLASAAEAAVIKKDLADRLTQYLTETGDLRQINPSAGEIWETYPRYSPLRWFPVPNWAKLEPPSMLPWLEARRPKK
- a CDS encoding transaldolase family protein encodes the protein MTNSIKSLIESGTKLYLDSVEPSEVDQNLAWGAVGATSNPAIISGIVKAGGLDSEIESLIGDGHDDETIAWELTDSLVKDAQKKFLAIHEQTGGDAGWVSFELDPLLEDPSLNLSEDEVVNRYIELGKKWAAGHVNRMIKVPATAAGLRALEPMAAAGITLNVTLIFTKDQYLAAREAVWKGAQKLANRDQFKSVYSIFISRIDVYTKSQVPTLSDEAQGMVGLLNAKRVWQENTAFWADKKLPLAQELIFASTGTKNPSDLPYRYVQALAGSDIQTNPPETNQAVVDSGVTFTRTVDQMPSQSIQDDIDAKVDVAAMRAALMAEGVDKFVKPQRALLELIATKRKQLSPSS
- a CDS encoding diguanylate cyclase; its protein translation is MRQISERDWVALRSTLQALVDRDTELMSIGVRSEFGTLRLDTGHHEKMWNPTTGATNAADKAKIPITLNHRTWGHMEFCFRQSGSNSFDRLLSNPTVQFVGFYILAGMFAYTVFVIRMMGVFSNTQVVPDRVRQALDTLAEGLLVLDGSGRIVLANQAFADLVGVEADLLTHKRASELEWVADDVAESGYPWMHAIEKSELQSEQMLRITLDDGSQRIFSVNAAPLGKDRTQRGALATFRDVTHVEEHRAELERMLSLLRSSRDEIERKNRALEILATQDSLTGCLNRRAFFEKFDSIWMQAKANDSALACIMVDVDHFKSVNDTYGHHTGDEVLRAVAQVIRAQNESDGVVCRYGGEEFCVLLPDMDIETALIRAEKIREAIAAIRLDDPEELRLTASLGVSELRFRSHNPQELVNQADACLYVAKREGRNRSIVYNASYSIIQDTEKILEEDKHDRVDIPFQAVIALVSALSYRDTDTAEHSRRVADLCARAGEGIFDPAERYILEIAGLLHDIGKIGIPDCILLKPGKLTPEEWEVMGRHDRIGVEIVSGSFECLKLTEIMANHHAFYGGHARDPELPIGEAIPLAARLLSIADSYDAMVSDRVYRPGRSHEEAVEELRRCAGTQFDPKLVEHFIEKISSTRAIFATGAIALRKQNALAIGSHVQALVGAVSNQDITELQTQAIRVASLANDFQLTDIANVAVSIEQLAKTEDATWVALLRQSYDLVDLCRSTQSDFLKRSLERDAEQVNSQAK